The following coding sequences lie in one Oncorhynchus gorbuscha isolate QuinsamMale2020 ecotype Even-year linkage group LG10, OgorEven_v1.0, whole genome shotgun sequence genomic window:
- the LOC124046084 gene encoding formin-like protein 3 isoform X2 encodes MGNIESVDGQSDNMKHHIMPMKVPMPDQSELEERFALVLNSMNLPPDKARLLRQYDNDKKWDLICDQERFQVKNPPHTYISKLRGYLDPGVTRKKFRRRVQESTKVLRELEISLRTNHIGWVREFLNDENRGLDILVEYLSFAQCAVMLNFEGLDNGEEGSLDKATSWSRSIEDLHQSGAQPFCNTLVRSARQSVLRYGTAPNSKTIKNSRLVSQKDDVHVCIMCLRAIMNYQYGFNLVMSHAHAVNEIALSLNNKNSRTKALVLELLAAVCLVRGGHEIILSAFDNFKEVCKEKHRFEKLMEYFHVEDGNIDFMVACMQFINIMVHSVEDMNFRVHLQYEFTKLGLDDYLEKSKYTESDKLSVQIQAYLDNVFDVGGLLEDAETKNVALEKVEELEEHLSHVTEKLLEVENETITKVADLEKQLLQKDKDLHVIRETYESTNTQVHTLRRMIKEKDAAFQRSFNIEKRLLEMEQQGTIRLRKQPDGDIDIEPLGGGGGGGGGSRGPGVPLGDFGQNGGFSVGPGGVTGPGGPGGPGTSLPSASEAPPPPPPPPPPPPPLPSALGANAPPPPPMAPPLPGTAPNFILNMGLSAIRIKKPIKTKFRLPIFNWTALKPNQINGTVFSEIDDERVLEELDVEKFEELFKTKAQGPLVDLSGPKTKVSQKAANKVSLLDANRSKNLAITLRKANKSTEEICKAIQSFDLKALPVDFVECLMRFLPTEAEGKTMRQYERERRPLDALTDEDRFMLFFSKIERLTQRMNIITFVGNFSDNVGMLTPQLNAIIAASASVKSSPKLKRMLEIILALGNYMNSSKRGSVYGFKLQSLDLLLDTKSTDRKMTLLHYIAVVVKEKYPELANFFNELHFVDKAAAVSLENVLLDVRELGKGMDLIRRECSLHDHSVLKGFLQTSDTQLDKLQKDAKTAEEAFNNVVNYFGESSKTTPPSVFFPVFVRFIRAYKDAVVDNEQRKKQEEAMREKLLAQEAKQHDPKVQVVKKRQQQQELISELRKRQAKDHRPVYEGKDGTIEDIITDLRSQPFLRHDALIRSGWKRP; translated from the exons AATTCCATGAACCTTCCTCCCGACAAAGCCAGGCTCCTCAGACAGTATGACAATGACAAGAAATGGGACCTCATCTGCGACCAG GAACGGTTTCAAGTGAAGAATCCTCCTCACACCTACATCTCCAAGCTCCGGGGCTACTTAGACCCAGGAGTCACGCGCAAGAAGTTCCGAAGGCGGGTCCAGGAATCCACTAAAGTTCTGAGGGAACTGGAGATCTCGCTGCGGACCAATCACATAGG GTGGGTCCGGGAGTTCCTCAACGATGAAAACAGAGGTCTGGATATCCTGGTGGAGTACCTCTCCTTTGCACAGTGTGCCGTCAT GTTGAATTTTGAGGGTCTGGATAATGGGGAGGAGGGCTCCCTGGACAAGGCTACTTcctggagtaggtctatagagGATCTACACCAGAGTGGCGCTCAGCCTTTCTGCAACACGCTGGTCCGCTCGGCACGCCAGTCTGTGCTCCG CTATGGCACAGCACCTAACAGCAAAACCATCAAGAACTCTAGACTCGTGAGCCAGAAGGACGACGTGCACGTTTGCATCATGTGCTTGCGAGCCATAATGAACTACCAG TATGGCTTCAACCTGGTAATGTCCCACGCACACGCAGTCAACGAAATTGCCCTAAGTCTGAACAATAAGAACTCAAG GACAAAAGCCCTGGTGCTGGAGCTGCTGGCTGCGGTGTGTCTGGTGAGAGGAGGCCATGAGATCATACTCTCTGCATTCGACAACTTCAAAGAG GTGTGCAAGGAGAAGCATCGCTTTGAGAAGCTGATGGAGTATTTCCACGTGGAGGATGGGAACATCGACTTCATGGTGGCCTGCATGCAGTTCATCAACATCATGGTCCACTCAGTAGAAGACATGAACTTCAGGGTTCACCTGCAGTACGAGTTCACTAAGCTGGGCCTAGATGACTACCTGGAG AAATCCAAGTACACAGAGAGTGACAAGCTGTCGGTCCAGATTCAGGCCTACCTGGACAATGTGTTTGATGTGGGCGGCCTGCTGGAGGACGCGGAGACCAAGAACGTGGCTCTGGAGAAGGTGGAGGAGCTGGAGGAACACTTGTCCCAC GTGACGGAGAAGCTGCTGGAGGTGGAGAATGAGACCATCACGAAAGTGGCAGACCTGGAGAAGCAGCTCCTGCAGAAGGACAAGGATCTCCACGTCATACGG GAGACGTACGAGTCGACCAACACCCAGGTCCACACCCTGAGGAGGATGATCAAGGAGAAGGACGCTGCCTTCCAGAGGAGCTTCAACATCGAGAAGCGCCTGCTGGAGATGGAACAGCAGGGGACCATCCGCCTCCGCAAACAGCCGGACGGGGACATCGACATCGAGCCCCTGGGAGGGGgcggtggtggaggaggagggagtagaggtcCGGGGGTGCCTCTGGGTGACTTTGGGCAGAACGGAGGATTCTCAGTGGGGCCTGGAGGAGTAACAGGGCCAGGAGGACCAGGAGGACCAGGGACTAGTCTACCATCGGCCAGTGAAGCACCACCTCCCCCGCCTccccctcctccgcctcctcctcctctgccctctgCTTTAG GAGCGAATGCTCCACCCCCACCTCCTATGGCCCCGCCTTTACCAGGAACTGCACCCAACTTCATCCTCAATATGGGCCTATCAG CTATCAGGATCAAGAAGCCCATCAAGACCAAGTTCCGCCTGCCTATTTTCAACTGGACCGCGCTGAAACCCAACCAGATCAACGGCACGGTCTTCAGCGAGATAGATGATGAACGAGTACTAGAG GAGCTGGATGTGGAGAAGTTTGAGGAGCTTTTTAAGACCAAGGCCCAGGGTCCTTTGGTGGACCTGAGTGGCCCCAAGACCAAAGTGTCTCAGAAGGCTGCCAACAAGGTCAGCCTGCTGGACGCAAACCGCTCCAAGAACCTGGCCATCACCCTGAGGAAGGCCAACAAGAGCACCGAGGAGATCTGCAAAGCCATACAGAG CTTCGACCTGAAGGCCCTGCCGGTGGACTTCGTGGAGTGTCTGATGCGGTTTCTTCCCACGGAGGCCGAGGGGAAGACGATGCGTCAGTACGAGCGGGAGCGGCGGCCGCTGGACGCGCTGACGGACGAGGACCGATTCATGCTCTTCTTCTCCAAGATCGAACGGCTCACCCAGAGGATGAATATCATTACGTTCGTCGGGAACTTCTCGGACAACGTCGGCATGCTAACCCCGCAGCTCAACGCCATCATCGCAGCGTCCGCGTCCGTCAAGTCTTCACCCAAGTTAAAACGCATGCTAGAG ATCATCTTAGCCCTGGGAAACTACATGAACAGCAGCAAGAGAGGCTCTGTGTATGGCTTCAAGCTACAAAGTCTTGATCTG CTGCTGGACACCAAGTCTACAGACAGGAAGATGACTCTGCTCCACTACATAGCTGTGGTTGTCAAGGAGAAGTATCCAGAGCTGGCTAACTTCTTCAACGAACTACACTTTGTGGACAAAGCTGCTGCAG tgtctctgGAGAATGTGCTGCTGGACGTGCGGGAGCTGGGTAAAGGGATGGATCTGATCAGGAGAGAGTGTAGTCTCCATGACCACTCTGTTCTCAAGGGCTTCCTCCAGACTAGCGACACTCAGCTTGACAAACTGCAGAAGGACGCCAAGACTGCGGAG GAAGCCTTCAACAATGTGGTGAACTATTTTGGGGAGAGCTCCAAGACGACTCCTCCGTCCGTGTTCTTCCCTGTGTTTGTGCGATTCATCAGAGCTTACAAG GATGCGGTGGTGGACAATGAGCAGAGGAAAAAGCAGGAGGAAGCCATGAGAGAGAAATTACTGGCTCAGGAGGCCAAGCAACACGACCCCAAG gTCCAGGTAGTGAAGAAGAGGCAGCAGCAACAAGAGCTGATCTCGGAGCTGCGTAAACGCCAGGCTAAGGACCACCGGCCCGTCTACGAGGGGAAGGACGGCACCATCGAGGATATCATCACAG ATCTCCGCAGCCAGCCTTTCCTGCGGCATGACGCGCTGATCCGGAGCGGCTGGAAGAGACCCTAA
- the LOC124046084 gene encoding formin-like protein 3 isoform X3: protein MGNIESVDGQSDNMKHHIMPMKVPMPDQSELEERFALVLNSMNLPPDKARLLRQYDNDKKWDLICDQERFQVKNPPHTYISKLRGYLDPGVTRKKFRRRVQESTKVLRELEISLRTNHIGWVREFLNDENRGLDILVEYLSFAQCAVMLNFEGLDNGEEGSLDKATSWSRSIEDLHQSGAQPFCNTLVRSARQSVLRYGTAPNSKTIKNSRLVSQKDDVHVCIMCLRAIMNYQYGFNLVMSHAHAVNEIALSLNNKNSRTKALVLELLAAVCLVRGGHEIILSAFDNFKEVCKEKHRFEKLMEYFHVEDGNIDFMVACMQFINIMVHSVEDMNFRVHLQYEFTKLGLDDYLEKSKYTESDKLSVQIQAYLDNVFDVGGLLEDAETKNVALEKVEELEEHLSHVTEKLLEVENETITKVADLEKQLLQKDKDLHVIRETYESTNTQVHTLRRMIKEKDAAFQRSFNIEKRLLEMEQQGTIRLRKQPDGDIDIEPLGGGGGGGGGSRGPGVPLGDFGQNGGFSVGPGGVTGPGGPGGPGTSLPSASEAPPPPPPPPPPPPPLPSALGANAPPPPPMAPPLPGTAPNFILNMGLSAIRIKKPIKTKFRLPIFNWTALKPNQINGTVFSEIDDERVLEELDVEKFEELFKTKAQGPLVDLSGPKTKVSQKAANKVSLLDANRSKNLAITLRKANKSTEEICKAIQSFDLKALPVDFVECLMRFLPTEAEGKTMRQYERERRPLDALTDEDRFMLFFSKIERLTQRMNIITFVGNFSDNVGMLTPQLNAIIAASASVKSSPKLKRMLEIILALGNYMNSSKRGSVYGFKLQSLDLLLDTKSTDRKMTLLHYIAVVVKEKYPELANFFNELHFVDKAAAVSLENVLLDVRELGKGMDLIRRECSLHDHSVLKGFLQTSDTQLDKLQKDAKTAEEAFNNVVNYFGESSKTTPPSVFFPVFVRFIRAYKDAVVDNEQRKKQEEAMREKLLAQEAKQHDPKVQVVKKRQQQQELISELRKRQAKDHRPVYEGKDGTIEDIITAEQKINNSICHS from the exons AATTCCATGAACCTTCCTCCCGACAAAGCCAGGCTCCTCAGACAGTATGACAATGACAAGAAATGGGACCTCATCTGCGACCAG GAACGGTTTCAAGTGAAGAATCCTCCTCACACCTACATCTCCAAGCTCCGGGGCTACTTAGACCCAGGAGTCACGCGCAAGAAGTTCCGAAGGCGGGTCCAGGAATCCACTAAAGTTCTGAGGGAACTGGAGATCTCGCTGCGGACCAATCACATAGG GTGGGTCCGGGAGTTCCTCAACGATGAAAACAGAGGTCTGGATATCCTGGTGGAGTACCTCTCCTTTGCACAGTGTGCCGTCAT GTTGAATTTTGAGGGTCTGGATAATGGGGAGGAGGGCTCCCTGGACAAGGCTACTTcctggagtaggtctatagagGATCTACACCAGAGTGGCGCTCAGCCTTTCTGCAACACGCTGGTCCGCTCGGCACGCCAGTCTGTGCTCCG CTATGGCACAGCACCTAACAGCAAAACCATCAAGAACTCTAGACTCGTGAGCCAGAAGGACGACGTGCACGTTTGCATCATGTGCTTGCGAGCCATAATGAACTACCAG TATGGCTTCAACCTGGTAATGTCCCACGCACACGCAGTCAACGAAATTGCCCTAAGTCTGAACAATAAGAACTCAAG GACAAAAGCCCTGGTGCTGGAGCTGCTGGCTGCGGTGTGTCTGGTGAGAGGAGGCCATGAGATCATACTCTCTGCATTCGACAACTTCAAAGAG GTGTGCAAGGAGAAGCATCGCTTTGAGAAGCTGATGGAGTATTTCCACGTGGAGGATGGGAACATCGACTTCATGGTGGCCTGCATGCAGTTCATCAACATCATGGTCCACTCAGTAGAAGACATGAACTTCAGGGTTCACCTGCAGTACGAGTTCACTAAGCTGGGCCTAGATGACTACCTGGAG AAATCCAAGTACACAGAGAGTGACAAGCTGTCGGTCCAGATTCAGGCCTACCTGGACAATGTGTTTGATGTGGGCGGCCTGCTGGAGGACGCGGAGACCAAGAACGTGGCTCTGGAGAAGGTGGAGGAGCTGGAGGAACACTTGTCCCAC GTGACGGAGAAGCTGCTGGAGGTGGAGAATGAGACCATCACGAAAGTGGCAGACCTGGAGAAGCAGCTCCTGCAGAAGGACAAGGATCTCCACGTCATACGG GAGACGTACGAGTCGACCAACACCCAGGTCCACACCCTGAGGAGGATGATCAAGGAGAAGGACGCTGCCTTCCAGAGGAGCTTCAACATCGAGAAGCGCCTGCTGGAGATGGAACAGCAGGGGACCATCCGCCTCCGCAAACAGCCGGACGGGGACATCGACATCGAGCCCCTGGGAGGGGgcggtggtggaggaggagggagtagaggtcCGGGGGTGCCTCTGGGTGACTTTGGGCAGAACGGAGGATTCTCAGTGGGGCCTGGAGGAGTAACAGGGCCAGGAGGACCAGGAGGACCAGGGACTAGTCTACCATCGGCCAGTGAAGCACCACCTCCCCCGCCTccccctcctccgcctcctcctcctctgccctctgCTTTAG GAGCGAATGCTCCACCCCCACCTCCTATGGCCCCGCCTTTACCAGGAACTGCACCCAACTTCATCCTCAATATGGGCCTATCAG CTATCAGGATCAAGAAGCCCATCAAGACCAAGTTCCGCCTGCCTATTTTCAACTGGACCGCGCTGAAACCCAACCAGATCAACGGCACGGTCTTCAGCGAGATAGATGATGAACGAGTACTAGAG GAGCTGGATGTGGAGAAGTTTGAGGAGCTTTTTAAGACCAAGGCCCAGGGTCCTTTGGTGGACCTGAGTGGCCCCAAGACCAAAGTGTCTCAGAAGGCTGCCAACAAGGTCAGCCTGCTGGACGCAAACCGCTCCAAGAACCTGGCCATCACCCTGAGGAAGGCCAACAAGAGCACCGAGGAGATCTGCAAAGCCATACAGAG CTTCGACCTGAAGGCCCTGCCGGTGGACTTCGTGGAGTGTCTGATGCGGTTTCTTCCCACGGAGGCCGAGGGGAAGACGATGCGTCAGTACGAGCGGGAGCGGCGGCCGCTGGACGCGCTGACGGACGAGGACCGATTCATGCTCTTCTTCTCCAAGATCGAACGGCTCACCCAGAGGATGAATATCATTACGTTCGTCGGGAACTTCTCGGACAACGTCGGCATGCTAACCCCGCAGCTCAACGCCATCATCGCAGCGTCCGCGTCCGTCAAGTCTTCACCCAAGTTAAAACGCATGCTAGAG ATCATCTTAGCCCTGGGAAACTACATGAACAGCAGCAAGAGAGGCTCTGTGTATGGCTTCAAGCTACAAAGTCTTGATCTG CTGCTGGACACCAAGTCTACAGACAGGAAGATGACTCTGCTCCACTACATAGCTGTGGTTGTCAAGGAGAAGTATCCAGAGCTGGCTAACTTCTTCAACGAACTACACTTTGTGGACAAAGCTGCTGCAG tgtctctgGAGAATGTGCTGCTGGACGTGCGGGAGCTGGGTAAAGGGATGGATCTGATCAGGAGAGAGTGTAGTCTCCATGACCACTCTGTTCTCAAGGGCTTCCTCCAGACTAGCGACACTCAGCTTGACAAACTGCAGAAGGACGCCAAGACTGCGGAG GAAGCCTTCAACAATGTGGTGAACTATTTTGGGGAGAGCTCCAAGACGACTCCTCCGTCCGTGTTCTTCCCTGTGTTTGTGCGATTCATCAGAGCTTACAAG GATGCGGTGGTGGACAATGAGCAGAGGAAAAAGCAGGAGGAAGCCATGAGAGAGAAATTACTGGCTCAGGAGGCCAAGCAACACGACCCCAAG gTCCAGGTAGTGAAGAAGAGGCAGCAGCAACAAGAGCTGATCTCGGAGCTGCGTAAACGCCAGGCTAAGGACCACCGGCCCGTCTACGAGGGGAAGGACGGCACCATCGAGGATATCATCACAG CTGAACAGAAGATAAATAACAGTATATGCCACTCCTAA
- the LOC124046084 gene encoding formin-like protein 3 isoform X1 has translation MGNIESVDGQSDNMKHHIMPMKVPMPDQSELEERFALVLNSMNLPPDKARLLRQYDNDKKWDLICDQERFQVKNPPHTYISKLRGYLDPGVTRKKFRRRVQESTKVLRELEISLRTNHIGWVREFLNDENRGLDILVEYLSFAQCAVMLNFEGLDNGEEGSLDKATSWSRSIEDLHQSGAQPFCNTLVRSARQSVLRYGTAPNSKTIKNSRLVSQKDDVHVCIMCLRAIMNYQYGFNLVMSHAHAVNEIALSLNNKNSRTKALVLELLAAVCLVRGGHEIILSAFDNFKEVCKEKHRFEKLMEYFHVEDGNIDFMVACMQFINIMVHSVEDMNFRVHLQYEFTKLGLDDYLEKSKYTESDKLSVQIQAYLDNVFDVGGLLEDAETKNVALEKVEELEEHLSHVTEKLLEVENETITKVADLEKQLLQKDKDLHVIRETYESTNTQVHTLRRMIKEKDAAFQRSFNIEKRLLEMEQQGTIRLRKQPDGDIDIEPLGGGGGGGGGSRGPGVPLGDFGQNGGFSVGPGGVTGPGGPGGPGTSLPSASEAPPPPPPPPPPPPPLPSALGANAPPPPPMAPPLPGTAPNFILNMGLSAIRIKKPIKTKFRLPIFNWTALKPNQINGTVFSEIDDERVLEELDVEKFEELFKTKAQGPLVDLSGPKTKVSQKAANKVSLLDANRSKNLAITLRKANKSTEEICKAIQSFDLKALPVDFVECLMRFLPTEAEGKTMRQYERERRPLDALTDEDRFMLFFSKIERLTQRMNIITFVGNFSDNVGMLTPQLNAIIAASASVKSSPKLKRMLEIILALGNYMNSSKRGSVYGFKLQSLDLLLDTKSTDRKMTLLHYIAVVVKEKYPELANFFNELHFVDKAAAVSLENVLLDVRELGKGMDLIRRECSLHDHSVLKGFLQTSDTQLDKLQKDAKTAEEAFNNVVNYFGESSKTTPPSVFFPVFVRFIRAYKDAVVDNEQRKKQEEAMREKLLAQEAKQHDPKVQVVKKRQQQQELISELRKRQAKDHRPVYEGKDGTIEDIITVLKSVPFTARTAKRSSRFFCEAQLCDDSNC, from the exons AATTCCATGAACCTTCCTCCCGACAAAGCCAGGCTCCTCAGACAGTATGACAATGACAAGAAATGGGACCTCATCTGCGACCAG GAACGGTTTCAAGTGAAGAATCCTCCTCACACCTACATCTCCAAGCTCCGGGGCTACTTAGACCCAGGAGTCACGCGCAAGAAGTTCCGAAGGCGGGTCCAGGAATCCACTAAAGTTCTGAGGGAACTGGAGATCTCGCTGCGGACCAATCACATAGG GTGGGTCCGGGAGTTCCTCAACGATGAAAACAGAGGTCTGGATATCCTGGTGGAGTACCTCTCCTTTGCACAGTGTGCCGTCAT GTTGAATTTTGAGGGTCTGGATAATGGGGAGGAGGGCTCCCTGGACAAGGCTACTTcctggagtaggtctatagagGATCTACACCAGAGTGGCGCTCAGCCTTTCTGCAACACGCTGGTCCGCTCGGCACGCCAGTCTGTGCTCCG CTATGGCACAGCACCTAACAGCAAAACCATCAAGAACTCTAGACTCGTGAGCCAGAAGGACGACGTGCACGTTTGCATCATGTGCTTGCGAGCCATAATGAACTACCAG TATGGCTTCAACCTGGTAATGTCCCACGCACACGCAGTCAACGAAATTGCCCTAAGTCTGAACAATAAGAACTCAAG GACAAAAGCCCTGGTGCTGGAGCTGCTGGCTGCGGTGTGTCTGGTGAGAGGAGGCCATGAGATCATACTCTCTGCATTCGACAACTTCAAAGAG GTGTGCAAGGAGAAGCATCGCTTTGAGAAGCTGATGGAGTATTTCCACGTGGAGGATGGGAACATCGACTTCATGGTGGCCTGCATGCAGTTCATCAACATCATGGTCCACTCAGTAGAAGACATGAACTTCAGGGTTCACCTGCAGTACGAGTTCACTAAGCTGGGCCTAGATGACTACCTGGAG AAATCCAAGTACACAGAGAGTGACAAGCTGTCGGTCCAGATTCAGGCCTACCTGGACAATGTGTTTGATGTGGGCGGCCTGCTGGAGGACGCGGAGACCAAGAACGTGGCTCTGGAGAAGGTGGAGGAGCTGGAGGAACACTTGTCCCAC GTGACGGAGAAGCTGCTGGAGGTGGAGAATGAGACCATCACGAAAGTGGCAGACCTGGAGAAGCAGCTCCTGCAGAAGGACAAGGATCTCCACGTCATACGG GAGACGTACGAGTCGACCAACACCCAGGTCCACACCCTGAGGAGGATGATCAAGGAGAAGGACGCTGCCTTCCAGAGGAGCTTCAACATCGAGAAGCGCCTGCTGGAGATGGAACAGCAGGGGACCATCCGCCTCCGCAAACAGCCGGACGGGGACATCGACATCGAGCCCCTGGGAGGGGgcggtggtggaggaggagggagtagaggtcCGGGGGTGCCTCTGGGTGACTTTGGGCAGAACGGAGGATTCTCAGTGGGGCCTGGAGGAGTAACAGGGCCAGGAGGACCAGGAGGACCAGGGACTAGTCTACCATCGGCCAGTGAAGCACCACCTCCCCCGCCTccccctcctccgcctcctcctcctctgccctctgCTTTAG GAGCGAATGCTCCACCCCCACCTCCTATGGCCCCGCCTTTACCAGGAACTGCACCCAACTTCATCCTCAATATGGGCCTATCAG CTATCAGGATCAAGAAGCCCATCAAGACCAAGTTCCGCCTGCCTATTTTCAACTGGACCGCGCTGAAACCCAACCAGATCAACGGCACGGTCTTCAGCGAGATAGATGATGAACGAGTACTAGAG GAGCTGGATGTGGAGAAGTTTGAGGAGCTTTTTAAGACCAAGGCCCAGGGTCCTTTGGTGGACCTGAGTGGCCCCAAGACCAAAGTGTCTCAGAAGGCTGCCAACAAGGTCAGCCTGCTGGACGCAAACCGCTCCAAGAACCTGGCCATCACCCTGAGGAAGGCCAACAAGAGCACCGAGGAGATCTGCAAAGCCATACAGAG CTTCGACCTGAAGGCCCTGCCGGTGGACTTCGTGGAGTGTCTGATGCGGTTTCTTCCCACGGAGGCCGAGGGGAAGACGATGCGTCAGTACGAGCGGGAGCGGCGGCCGCTGGACGCGCTGACGGACGAGGACCGATTCATGCTCTTCTTCTCCAAGATCGAACGGCTCACCCAGAGGATGAATATCATTACGTTCGTCGGGAACTTCTCGGACAACGTCGGCATGCTAACCCCGCAGCTCAACGCCATCATCGCAGCGTCCGCGTCCGTCAAGTCTTCACCCAAGTTAAAACGCATGCTAGAG ATCATCTTAGCCCTGGGAAACTACATGAACAGCAGCAAGAGAGGCTCTGTGTATGGCTTCAAGCTACAAAGTCTTGATCTG CTGCTGGACACCAAGTCTACAGACAGGAAGATGACTCTGCTCCACTACATAGCTGTGGTTGTCAAGGAGAAGTATCCAGAGCTGGCTAACTTCTTCAACGAACTACACTTTGTGGACAAAGCTGCTGCAG tgtctctgGAGAATGTGCTGCTGGACGTGCGGGAGCTGGGTAAAGGGATGGATCTGATCAGGAGAGAGTGTAGTCTCCATGACCACTCTGTTCTCAAGGGCTTCCTCCAGACTAGCGACACTCAGCTTGACAAACTGCAGAAGGACGCCAAGACTGCGGAG GAAGCCTTCAACAATGTGGTGAACTATTTTGGGGAGAGCTCCAAGACGACTCCTCCGTCCGTGTTCTTCCCTGTGTTTGTGCGATTCATCAGAGCTTACAAG GATGCGGTGGTGGACAATGAGCAGAGGAAAAAGCAGGAGGAAGCCATGAGAGAGAAATTACTGGCTCAGGAGGCCAAGCAACACGACCCCAAG gTCCAGGTAGTGAAGAAGAGGCAGCAGCAACAAGAGCTGATCTCGGAGCTGCGTAAACGCCAGGCTAAGGACCACCGGCCCGTCTACGAGGGGAAGGACGGCACCATCGAGGATATCATCACAG tGCTGAAGAGCGTCCCCTTCACAGCCCGTACTGCTAAACGGAGCTCACGGTTCTTCTGTGAAGCACAGCTCTGTGACGACTCCAACTGCTAG